The following coding sequences lie in one Cloeon dipterum chromosome 1, ieCloDipt1.1, whole genome shotgun sequence genomic window:
- the LOC135948140 gene encoding prestin-like — MHLPPLDTFKMERPALSQNNFRLNYDYEKKEKNALETFKERNLDGFKLSKWAKQTLPVLDWVPKYDWKVDGPCDLIAGITVGIMHIPQGLGYALLANVPPVVGIYMAFFPMIPYFFLGTSRHNSMGTFAVICLLVGKSVSSYAMNPLYTHEVLKEVNGTMTNVQEMYTDLEIGTAVTFYCAVWQLVLYSLRLGVVCTLLSDALVSSFITGAGVHIFTSQIKEIVGVKVAKFKGPFYMLYMYKDMFEKIWDSTPETRTTMYVALIISAISIGLLVLTAVVIRPWLEKYTKVPFPAELILVVAGVYASVNLQLPENYGTRDIGDIPTGLPGPQVPHIELFSILIVDSFVTAIVAYAVSMSMALILAEGEDYEVDPNQELLALGVGNLVNSFFSCVTYGASLSRSMVLRGVGGRTQFTGLIASFLIVIILLWIADFFEPLPRAILAAIIIVALRKILIQVFDLPVFWRRSRADGIVWIIVFLIVVIVDVDVGLGVGFILSVGNIFMQGLKAYTCLLGHVPNTDLYLDIDRYKAARELPGIKIVHYRGGLNFATRDGFKEEVIRLTAIDPKREGRQRDKILKIKKMQDGGLTNYGFMADNFGSAEAPADRRAKIWCIILDLSALSSIDPAGSDKIKSVVHEYKQVDITVCIAGGSDQAYEKMKKCGLFEGNDAVPAFPTVHDAAVHCKRAIIESERL, encoded by the exons ATGCACCTACCGCCACTTGATACGTTCAAGATGGAACGTCCGGCGCTGTCGCAGAACAACTTTCGTCTCAACTACGACTACGAGAAGAAAGAGAAGAATG CCCTCGAAACTTTCAAGGAGCGCAACCTGGACGGCTTCAAACTGTCAAAATGGGCAAAGCAGACGCTGCCTGTACTCGACTGGGTGCCCAAGTACGACTGGAAGGTGGACGGCCCGTGCGACCTGATCGCTGGCATCACCGTCGGAATCATGCACATCCCCCAAG gTCTCGGCTACGCCCTGCTGGCCAATGTCCCTCCGGTGGTGGGCATCTACATGGCCTTCTTTCCGATGATCCCCTACTTCTTCCTCGGCACCTCCCGCCACAATTCGATGG GCACGTTCGCCGTGATCTGCTTGCTCGTGGGCAAATCAGTGTCCTCATACGCCATGAACCCGCTCTACACGCACGAGGTTCTTAAAGAGGTCAACGGCACCATGACCAATGTGCAGGAAATGTATACTGATTTGGAAATTGGAACGGCCGTCACATTTTACTGCGCCGTTTGGCAG TTGGTGCTGTATTCGCTGCGTCTCGGTGTCGTGTGCACCCTTCTGTCGGACGCGTTGGTGAGCAGCTTCATCACCGGGGCCGGCGTGCACATCTTTACGTCGCAAATCAAAGAGATCGTCGGCGTCAAGGTGGCCAAGTTCAAAGGGCCCTTTTACATGCTCTAC ATGTACAAAGACATGTTTGAGAAGATTTGGGACTCGACGCCCGAGACGAGAACGACCATGTATGTGGCGCTCATTATCTCGGCCATTTCCATCGGCTTGCTTGTTCTCACCGCCGTCGTCATTAGG CCGTGGCTCGAGAAGTACACAAAGGTGCCGTTTCCCGCTGAGCTGATCCTCGTGGTGGCCGGCGTGTACGCTTCGGTGAACCTTCAACTACCCGAGAACTACGGTACCAGGGACATCGGTGACATTCCCACTGG CCTGCCCGGTCCGCAAGTACCGCACATCGAGCTTTTCTCCATACTGATCGTGGACAGTTTCGTAACAGCCATTGTAGCGTATGCCGTGTCCATGTCCATGGCGTTGATCCTGGCCGAAGGGGAGGACTATGAAGTTGATCCGAATCAAGAGCTGCTCGCTCTG GGCGTCGGCAACTTGGTCAACTCGTTTTTCTCCTGTGTCACCTACGGCGCCTCCCTGAGTAGGAGTATGGTGCTCAGGGGCGTCGGGGGCCGGACACAGTTCACCGGCCTCATCGCCAGCTTTCTCATCGTCATCATCCTCCTCTGGATCGCTGACTTCTTTGAACCCCTTCCAAGA GCTATCTTGGCGGCAATCATCATCGTGGCCCTGCGCAAGATTTTAATTCAGGTGTTCGACCTGCCCGTTTTTTGGCGCCGCTCTCGCGCTGACGGAATTGTCTGGATCATCGTCTTCCTCATCGTGGTTATTGTCGACGTGGACGTCGGTCTGGGAGTGGGTTTCATCCTTTCGGTCGGCAACATTTTCATGCAAGGCCTCAAGGCTTACACGTGTCTGCTGGGACATGTACCCAACACTGATCTCTACCTTGATATCGACAGATACAAAGCG GCGCGCGAGCTGCCGGGAATCAAAATCGTGCACTACCGAGGAGGTTTGAATTTCGCCACCAGGGACGGTTTCAAAGAAGAGGTGATCAGATTGACGGCGATCGACCCGAAGAGGGAGGGCAGGCAGCGTGACAAGATTctcaaaatcaagaaaatgcaG GATGGCGGTCTGACCAACTACGGTTTCATGGCCGACAACTTCGGCTCAGCGGAAGCGCCCGCAGACAGGAGGGCCAAAATCTGGTGCATCATCCTCGACTTATCCGCCTTGAGCAGCATTGATCCGGCCGGCTCGGACAAGATCAAGTCGGTGGTGCACGAGTACAAGCAGGTCGACATCACCGTCTGCATCGCCGGTGGATCAG ACCAAGCGTACGAGAAGATGAAAAAGTGCGGCTTGTTTGAGGGCAACGACGCCGTTCCCGCCTTCCCGACGGTGCACGACGCCGCGGTTCACTGCAAGCGGGCCATCATCGAGTCGGAGAGGctgtga